From a region of the Daphnia magna isolate NIES linkage group LG1, ASM2063170v1.1, whole genome shotgun sequence genome:
- the LOC116936342 gene encoding uncharacterized protein LOC116936342 has product MTQEFLPLCDVLFNIISMASYFCDVVFDVITAYTLYQQQQYVWLTLAVLFITSSLIVSQLLSAKWFLERHSSCQPTNDEDNDEKDVNRGSLIAMHLAGIGVLWRYSKLFIPVDLRIVKHEVRDLCMLRLVHAFIEAAPMLLVQLYLIWLKPHRDEVKDLNIVSTVLSLVSVCWALASFNKNVRRQNVHKLVLTWLGVIFQFLWRLGTVTSRAIALTVYATVYGYWVFLVIGLHWLSMFFWLISPRNVFHGDKMSKIKKDAYCALIAVVYIFCYVNLQHVNPRMKMAAFYVTMFLENTLLVAVWLIGVHHEEPWYHELATVTMFLSFVVGVIFLGIYYRYFHVKRLSYPSTGSYPTNNNPPEPYSYVTPSGTYVVSESISNPDGLSKNCSNNPNSGTFIKQNGHTVYCTENPPYVPGVFNCRFNPAMMRKKKKPTTFVPPPVPVLPSMTVNGGGKMSQPFWKRPLHPRSGSSENEGSICSRIDIQLKLQEKKRQQLAELRVIEEEIKQGKLKRPPQSDVSESGTLKQPIPRSKKQPWPSGPSIPDPPIFAYGSQGESGHRKYRSKTPEILLSAHHLEHSRVYYDYCDPRWRNGPSYHPQGSVESGTGQWDRTYTVTSVSSKSGGGGGGGGVIYKSYRNPSDIDSQISLPRSYTLPREFKYKKPKSRKAIRTEHFIHSTNSSDGDVDSADDNDVDNTQGSVMPPSLPPHPHALPYNAYGNRNRMQSPFRGWGLPNQHETKL; this is encoded by the exons ATGACTCAAGAATTTTTACCTTTATGTGATGTGTTATTCAACATCATTTCGATGGCGTCCTATTTTTGTGACGTCGTTTTTGACGTTATTACTGCTTACACATTGTATCAACAACAGCAATACGTTTGGCTTACCTTGGCCGTATTATTCATCACCTCATCATTGATTGTCAGTCAATTGCTCTCGGCCAAATGGTTTCTTGAGCGACACTCATCCTGCCAACCAACAAACGACGAGGATAATGACGAGAAAGATGTCAACAGAGGATCGCTGATAGCTATGCATTTGGCCGGAATAGGTGTTTTGTGGCGGTACTCTAAACTCTTCATTCCGGTGGATTTGAGAATTGTGAAACATGAAGTGCGTGACCTGTGCATGCTCCGGTTGGTCCACGCCTTTATCGAGGCTGCACCAATGTTGTTGGTTCAGTTATATTTGATATGGCTGAAGCCGCATCGAGATGAGGTTAAAGACTTGAACATAGTGTCGACCGTGTTGTCGTTGGTCAGCGTTTGCTGGGCTTTGGCCTCTTTCAACAAAAACGTTCGCCGGCAGAACGTTCACAAACTGGTGCTGACTTGGCTAGGAGTCATTTTCCAATTCCTTTGGCGGCTAGGAACAGTGACATCGCGAGCAATCGCGTTGACCGTCTACGCCACCGTCTACGGTTACTGGGTGTTCCTGGTGATCGGCTTGCACTGGTTGAGCATGTTCTTTTGGCTAATATCTCCCCGCAACGTCTTCCACGGCGACAAAATGTCCAAGATTAAGAAAGACGCCTATTGCGCCCTCATTGCTGTCGTCTACATCTTTTGCTACGTCAATTTACAACATGTCAATCCCCGCATGAAGATGGCTGCTTTCTACGTTACCATGTTTCTGGAAAACACCCTTCTGGTAGCCGTTTGGCTCATTGGTGTTCATCATGAAGAGCCCTGGTATCACGAGCTAGCTACCGTCACCATGTTTCTTTCGTTCGTCGTCGGCGTTATTTTCCTGGGCATTTATTATCGATACTTCCACGTCAAGCGGCTGAGTTACCCATCGACGGGGTCATACCCGACCAACAATAACCCACCCGAGCCATATTCTTACGTCACGCCTTCCGGCACCTACGTCGTTAGCGAGAGCATTTCAAATCCGGATGGTCTATCAAAGAATTGTAGCAACAACCCA AATTCCGGCACGTTCATCAAGCAAAATGGCCATACAGTTTACTGCACCGAGAATCCCCCGTACGTCCCTGGCGTATTCAACTGCCGATTTAATCCAGCAATGAtgcggaagaagaagaaaccaaCGACATTCGTTCCTCCGCCAGTGCCCGTTTTACCTTCCATGACGGTGAATGGTGGCGGCAAGATGTCGCAGCCATTTTGGAAGCGACCCTTGCATCCGCGTTCGGGTTCCAGCGAAAATGAGGGTAGCATTTGCTCGCGCATAGACATCCAGCTCAAGTTACAGGAAAAGAAGCGCCAACAACTGGCAGAGTTGCGTGTCATCGAGGAGGAAATCAAACAGGGCAAGCTTAAAAGGCCGCCCCAGAGTGATGTTAGCGAATCTGGCACACTCAAACAGCCCATTCCTCGCTCGAAGAAACAGCCGTGGCCAAGTGGCCCTTCGATACCGGATCCGCCGATTTTCGCCTACGGCTCTCAAG GTGAATCAGGACATCGAAAATACCGATCCAAGACACCAGAAATCCTTCTATCAGCGCATCATTTGGAGCATTCGCGAGTGTATTACGATTACTGCGATCCGCGCTGGAGAAACGGACCGTCATACCACCCTCAGGGTTCGGTGGAGTCTGGCACGGGTCAATGGGATCGAACGTACACGGTGACGTCCGTGAGTTCCAAAAGCGGTGGcggcggtggtggtggtggtgtcATTTACAAGTCCTACCGCAACCCGTCTGACATTGACAGTCAAATCTCACTGCCGCGGTCGTATACGCTGCCGCGTGAGTTCAAGTACAAGAAGCCAAAGTCTCGCAAAGCCATCCGCACGGAGCATTTTATTCACTCGACAAATTCCAGCGATG GTGACGTTGATTCAGCTGACGACAATGACGTGGACAATACCCAGGGTTCGGTTATGCCACCCTCTCTGCCGCCACACCCACACGCACTTCCGTACAACGCTTACGGCAACCGCAATCGAATGCAATCGCCCTTCCGAGGTTGGGGTTTGCCCAATCAGCACGAAACGAAGCTTTAA